In a genomic window of Helianthus annuus cultivar XRQ/B chromosome 10, HanXRQr2.0-SUNRISE, whole genome shotgun sequence:
- the LOC110883900 gene encoding UDP-glycosyltransferase 79A2: MASSGKTKELHLVMFPFFAFGHISPFVQLSNKLSSYPGIKISFLAASTSVGRIETMLNSTASTTVIPLTLPHVDGLPEGVENTSDTSPETAELLKVALDLMRPQIKTLLTNLKPNFMFFDFAQGWLPEIACDLGIKSIFFTVFMTISKAFVTSWFAHDTPPTIDQLKKPPALHPITLKTFQAQDLMYIFMSFHGTPSVFDRLIKCFNGCNAVLIKSCREMEGPYIEYVSNQVKKPVLLIGPVVPDPHSGELDETWDNWLSQFPAKSVIYCSFGSETFLTDDQIKELSLGLELTGLPFLLVLNFPANVDSSTELKRTLPEGFVDRVKGRGVVHSGWVQQRHILAHESVGCYVCHAGFSSVVEGLVNDCQLVMIPLKGDQFLNSKLIALEWKAGVEVNRRDEDGFFGKDDVFEAVKSVMKDSEKEPAKSIRENQKKWKEFLQDDEIHNKYVADFVEGLKAL, encoded by the coding sequence ATGGCTTCAAGTGGAAAAACTAAGGAACTACACTTAGTAATGTTCCCTTTCTTTGCATTTGGTCACATTAGTCCTTTTGTGCAGTTATCCAACAAGTTATCATCCTATCCCGGTATCAAGATCTCTTTCTTGGCCGCTTCAACCAGTGTCGGTCGTATCGAAACCATGCTCAACTCCACCGCGAGCACCACAGTCATCCCTCTAACTTTACCGCATGTCGACGGTCTCCCAGAAGGGGTCGAAAACACCTCCGACACCTCGCCAGAGACCGCCGAACTTCTAAAAGTTGCATTAGACCTAATGCGACCCCAGATCAAAACCTTACTAACCAATCTCAAACCTAACTTCATGTTCTTTGACTTTGCGCAAGGGTGGCTGCCCGAAATCGCGTGTGATCTCGGTATAAAGTCCATCTTTTTCACCGTTTTCATGACGATTTCCAAGGCGTTTGTGACCTCCTGGTTCGCCCACGACACGCCACCAACTATAGACCAACTGAAGAAACCTCCAGCTCTGCATCCCATCACTTTAAAAACTTTTCAAGCTCAAGACTTGATGTACATCTTCATGAGCTTCCATGGCACACCAAGCGTATTCGATCGCCTGATCAAATGCTTCAATGGATGCAATGCTGTACTCATCAAATCATGTAGAGAAATGGAAGGACCGTACATCGAGTATGTCAGCAACCAAGTTAAGAAGCCAGTTCTTCTAATCGGTCCAGTGGTTCCAGACCCACATTCGGGCGAATTAGACGAAACATGGGACAACTGGTTGAGCCAGTTTCCAGCTAAATCCGTCATCTACTGTTCTTTCGGGAGTGAGACTTTTCTAACAGATGATCAGATCAAAGAGTTATCTTTAGGGTTAGAACTCACCGGACTTCCTTTCTTACTGGTGTTAAATTTTCCAGCAAATGTTGATAGCTCTACTGAACTTAAAAGAACACTACCTGAGGGGTTTGTGGATAGAGTGAAGGGTAGAGGGGTTGTGCACTCAGGGTGGGTGCAACAACGACACATACTTGCACATGAAAGTGTGGGGTGCTATGTGTGTCATGCTGGTTTTAGCTCGGTGGTTGAAGGTCTGGTTAATGACTGTCAGCTGGTGATGATACCGTTAAAGGGTGACCAGTTTTTAAACTCTAAACTGATTGCTTTGGAGTGGAAGGCTGGAGTGGAAGTGAATAGGAGAGATGAAGATGGGTTTTTTGGGAAAGATGATGTGTTTGAAGCTGTGAAGAGTGTTATGAAGGATAGTGAAAAAGAACCAGCAAAGTCCATAAGGGAAAATCAGAAGAAATGGAAGGAGTTTTTGCAGGATGATGAGATACATAACAAGTATGTTGCAGATTTTGTTGAGGGCTTGAAGGCTCTTTGA